A single region of the Leisingera thetidis genome encodes:
- a CDS encoding M24 family metallopeptidase — MARNRVISNHDRSWPVRMDRGKGPVQHGAMDHSEAPVGLDAVRRYRLARLQSEMLRQDVPALLLLDPINTRYATDCTNMQIWCMHFETRCVFVPAEGPVTLLDYADMPFLAEGLPTVDNYGVMKAHYFFAAGNRMAEWAGAFGSQIGGLMARYCPGESRLAIDRLSHLGGSAIQDLGFEIVDGQGVAEVARSVKSARELELMKAAIAVADKGMHAMRDALRPGITENALWAKLHEVNIAEGGEWIETRLLASGPRTNPWFHESSMRVIEADDMVSFDTDLVGPYGYCADISRAWVCGDVWSREQADLYQLAREQVEFNMEVIRPGMSYREIAEKSWPIPDRFKKNRYGCLAHGVGLCDEYPSIPYREDLEEYGYDGVVEPGMVLAVESYIGEEGAMEGVKLEQMIHVTETGWELLSHYPWEEFEA, encoded by the coding sequence ATGGCCAGGAACAGAGTGATCAGCAACCACGACCGCAGCTGGCCGGTCCGGATGGACCGCGGCAAGGGGCCGGTGCAGCACGGCGCGATGGACCATTCCGAGGCACCCGTCGGTCTGGATGCTGTGCGCCGCTACCGGCTGGCGCGGCTGCAATCGGAAATGCTGCGGCAGGATGTGCCGGCGCTGCTGCTGCTGGACCCGATCAACACCCGCTATGCCACCGACTGCACCAACATGCAGATCTGGTGCATGCATTTCGAGACCCGCTGCGTCTTTGTGCCCGCCGAAGGGCCGGTGACCCTGCTGGATTACGCCGATATGCCGTTCCTGGCCGAGGGGCTGCCGACGGTGGACAATTACGGGGTGATGAAGGCGCATTACTTCTTTGCCGCGGGCAACCGGATGGCGGAATGGGCGGGAGCCTTTGGCAGCCAGATCGGCGGGCTGATGGCCCGTTATTGCCCGGGCGAGTCACGGCTGGCGATCGACCGGCTGTCGCATCTGGGCGGCAGCGCCATTCAGGATTTGGGGTTCGAAATCGTTGATGGCCAGGGGGTGGCCGAGGTGGCCCGTTCGGTCAAGTCAGCCAGAGAACTGGAGCTGATGAAGGCGGCGATTGCGGTGGCCGACAAGGGGATGCATGCGATGCGCGATGCGCTGCGGCCGGGCATCACCGAAAACGCCCTGTGGGCCAAGCTGCATGAGGTCAATATCGCCGAAGGCGGCGAGTGGATCGAAACCCGCTTGCTGGCCTCCGGCCCGCGCACCAACCCCTGGTTCCACGAAAGCTCGATGCGGGTGATCGAGGCGGACGACATGGTGTCTTTCGACACCGATCTGGTGGGGCCTTACGGCTATTGCGCCGATATTTCACGCGCCTGGGTGTGCGGGGATGTCTGGTCGCGCGAGCAGGCGGATCTTTATCAGCTGGCGCGCGAGCAGGTGGAGTTCAACATGGAGGTGATCAGGCCGGGCATGTCCTATCGGGAGATCGCGGAGAAGTCCTGGCCGATCCCGGACCGGTTCAAGAAGAACCGTTATGGCTGCCTCGCGCACGGGGTGGGGCTGTGTGACGAATACCCGTCGATCCCCTACCGCGAGGACCTGGAGGAATACGGCTATGACGGTGTGGTGGAGCCCGGCATGGTGCTGGCGGTTGAATCCTACATCGGCGAGGAGGGCGCGATGGAAGGGGTGAAGCTGGAGCAGATGATCCACGTGACCGAAACCGGCTGGGAGCTGCTGTCCCACTACCCGTGGGAGGAGTTCGAGGCCTAG
- a CDS encoding trimethyllysine dioxygenase, which translates to MSDKIETVQVAGAHLEVSWTGNGQLSRYPAVWLRDHCHAARSMNRSSHQRSVDTFSIPETLAPAAVRMDAETVFVTWPDEAEESVYPVSFLQDMAEPGLWTEDRPKSLWMAADIEETLPEVPHAAVMKEDGDGLAEWLEQVDRHGFALVTGVPATPEATEEMLKRVGYIRQTIFGGFWDFTANKAFADTAYSTVEIGPHTDGTYAIDSPGYQAFHCLEFDGTGGESIFVDAFKVAEVIREQDPEAFEVLASVPVPAQYKGDGVHLMAENPVIGLDRDGGLRKITYNNYDRAPFRLEDSRQAAFYRSLGLFNRLINDPAYQLRFGLRPGTVVLFDNWRVLHAREAYEGHRRLCGAYHNKEDVLSKLRLLRNRG; encoded by the coding sequence ATGTCTGACAAAATTGAAACTGTGCAGGTTGCCGGGGCGCATCTGGAGGTGTCCTGGACCGGAAACGGCCAGTTATCCCGCTATCCGGCGGTCTGGCTTCGGGACCATTGCCATGCCGCCCGCAGCATGAACCGGAGCTCGCATCAGCGATCGGTAGACACTTTTTCGATCCCCGAAACGCTGGCGCCGGCAGCGGTGCGCATGGATGCTGAAACTGTATTTGTCACCTGGCCGGATGAAGCGGAGGAAAGCGTGTATCCGGTTTCTTTTCTGCAGGATATGGCGGAACCGGGTCTGTGGACCGAAGATCGGCCCAAGAGCCTGTGGATGGCGGCGGATATCGAGGAAACCCTTCCAGAAGTGCCTCACGCGGCAGTGATGAAGGAGGACGGCGACGGCCTGGCGGAGTGGCTGGAGCAGGTCGACCGCCACGGCTTTGCTCTGGTGACCGGCGTGCCGGCCACGCCGGAGGCCACTGAGGAGATGCTGAAACGCGTCGGTTATATCCGCCAGACCATCTTTGGCGGGTTCTGGGATTTCACCGCCAACAAGGCTTTTGCCGATACCGCCTATTCGACGGTGGAAATCGGCCCGCATACCGATGGCACCTATGCCATCGACTCGCCCGGCTACCAGGCGTTCCATTGCCTGGAATTCGACGGCACCGGCGGCGAAAGCATCTTTGTCGACGCCTTCAAGGTGGCAGAAGTGATCCGGGAACAGGACCCCGAGGCCTTTGAAGTGCTGGCCAGCGTGCCGGTTCCGGCGCAGTACAAGGGCGACGGGGTGCATCTTATGGCGGAGAACCCGGTCATCGGCCTGGACCGCGACGGGGGCCTGCGCAAGATCACCTACAACAACTATGACCGTGCGCCGTTCCGGCTGGAGGACAGCCGGCAGGCGGCCTTCTACCGGAGCCTGGGTCTGTTCAACAGGCTGATCAACGACCCCGCCTACCAGCTGCGTTTTGGCCTGCGTCCGGGCACGGTGGTGCTGTTCGACAACTGGCGGGTTCTGCACGCCCGGGAGGCCTATGAAGGCCACCGCCGCCTGTGCGGGGCTTATCACAACAAGGAGGATGTGCTCTCCAAGCTGCGGCTGCTGCGCAACCGGGGCTGA
- a CDS encoding TetR/AcrR family transcriptional regulator, translated as MANGKRQRLDPEERRQLMLQSARDSLAKYGAQGTGVREICKDLGVSPGLLTHYFDGKDSLFIEAYEHMAQQYLAEVRAIADATELSAEDRLKQLFRLYFSNEWSKDGVIGTYTGFWSLSQTIPALKTAFEKTFQAQRAAFEMLVLGLIEERSISVDSRTFATFLLVFLEGVWFESCLNPKAVDKEKIQAFCWDWLECYLAAKSASKP; from the coding sequence GTGGCAAATGGAAAGAGACAGCGCCTCGACCCCGAGGAGCGGCGCCAGCTGATGCTGCAATCTGCTCGGGACTCTCTGGCGAAGTATGGCGCCCAGGGAACTGGCGTGCGGGAGATCTGCAAGGATCTGGGCGTATCCCCCGGCCTGCTCACCCATTATTTCGATGGCAAGGACAGCCTGTTCATCGAAGCTTACGAGCATATGGCGCAGCAGTATCTGGCTGAAGTCCGAGCCATAGCCGACGCCACGGAACTTTCCGCCGAAGATCGGCTGAAACAGCTGTTCAGACTGTACTTTTCAAACGAGTGGTCAAAGGACGGCGTGATCGGCACCTATACCGGTTTCTGGAGCCTTTCGCAGACGATCCCAGCGCTCAAAACCGCCTTTGAGAAAACGTTCCAGGCCCAGCGCGCTGCCTTCGAGATGCTGGTCCTAGGTCTCATCGAAGAACGAAGTATATCTGTGGATTCCAGGACTTTCGCCACATTCCTCCTGGTATTCCTGGAAGGTGTCTGGTTCGAAAGCTGCCTGAATCCCAAGGCCGTTGACAAGGAAAAGATCCAGGCGTTCTGCTGGGACTGGCTGGAATGCTACTTGGCAGCCAAAAGCGCATCCAAACCCTAG
- a CDS encoding ornithine cyclodeaminase — protein MPASFAPSGKALVPFVSVESMLALVHQYGIERCLHELTDYIEADFRRWELFDKTPRVASHSPIGVIELMPASDGTDYAFKFVNGHPSNTKRGLQTVTAFGVLASVETGYPELFSEMTLLTALRTAATSALATRTLAAKGADTAAIIGNGAQSEFQILALASVCGIKNFRLYDVDPAATARCMVNLEGKGVALTACSSGEDAVEGAQVITTCTADKRYQTILTDNLVGAGVHVNAIGGDCPGKTELHRDILLRSDIFTEYTPQTRIEGDIQQLDEDHPVTELWQVLTSASSGRTSDRQVTIFDGVGFAVEDFSALRWLRDRVGDHDISSPLDLIADPDDPRDLFGMLKRYVARA, from the coding sequence ATGCCTGCCTCCTTTGCGCCTTCTGGCAAGGCGCTGGTCCCGTTTGTAAGCGTCGAGAGTATGTTGGCCCTGGTTCATCAGTACGGGATTGAGCGCTGCCTGCACGAACTCACCGACTATATCGAAGCTGATTTCCGCCGCTGGGAGTTGTTCGACAAGACCCCGCGTGTGGCTTCGCATTCTCCAATCGGTGTAATCGAATTGATGCCGGCTTCCGACGGCACCGACTATGCGTTCAAATTCGTCAACGGCCACCCGTCCAACACCAAGCGCGGGCTGCAAACCGTGACCGCCTTCGGCGTGCTGGCTTCGGTGGAGACGGGATACCCGGAGCTCTTTTCGGAAATGACCCTGCTTACTGCCTTGCGCACCGCTGCGACCTCGGCGCTGGCCACGCGGACACTGGCAGCCAAGGGGGCGGACACGGCGGCGATCATCGGCAATGGCGCCCAGTCGGAATTCCAGATCCTGGCGCTGGCCTCGGTGTGCGGGATCAAGAACTTCCGCCTTTATGATGTTGATCCCGCTGCAACCGCCCGCTGCATGGTCAACCTGGAGGGCAAGGGGGTGGCCCTGACGGCGTGTTCCAGCGGTGAAGATGCCGTGGAAGGCGCACAGGTCATCACCACCTGCACGGCGGACAAGCGGTACCAGACCATTCTGACCGACAACCTGGTCGGCGCAGGCGTTCATGTGAACGCAATCGGCGGCGACTGCCCCGGCAAGACCGAACTGCATCGCGACATCCTGCTGCGCTCGGACATCTTCACCGAATACACCCCGCAGACACGCATCGAGGGCGATATCCAGCAACTGGATGAGGATCATCCTGTAACCGAGTTGTGGCAGGTGCTCACCAGCGCCTCTTCCGGACGGACCAGCGACCGGCAGGTTACGATCTTTGATGGTGTGGGCTTCGCGGTCGAGGATTTCTCGGCGCTGCGCTGGCTGCGCGACCGGGTCGGTGACCACGATATCTCAAGTCCACTTGATCTCATCGCCGACCCGGACGATCCACGCGACCTGTTTGGAATGCTCAAACGCTACGTGGCGCGGGCCTAG
- a CDS encoding glutamine synthetase family protein, with the protein MTPMPLIFAATCDLAGKVRGKAFPAGQLEKRLKRGVGWTPTNVMINCFDGIGDSPFGALGDLLLVPDPATEVRADFGAGVTEHYMLGDITSLDGEPWALCTRSILRGALDRLKRVAGVHLLGAFEHEFQLKGAPGIRNQGFGREAFELQRRLSETLMAALQEAGMEPDSIMKEFGPNQYEVVVGPDKGVRAADAAVLLRELTRSAARAQGEEATFTPIRDVASVGNGVHIHMSFLNDDGSPATYDENGACGMSALTSAFSAGVLKYLENIVALTAPSAISYERLTPHRWSAAYNNLGFRDREASLRVCPVTAKDPASIARQFNIEYRAADAAACPHLALAAVVHAGCQGIEEGLTAPAPTEEDLSLLPPEELAARGFVRLPSSLEEALDRFQSCDVAKGWFADPFPAVYRAHKQAELASIAELDTEARCAAYEDTY; encoded by the coding sequence ATGACACCAATGCCCCTGATATTCGCCGCAACGTGCGACCTTGCCGGAAAAGTGCGCGGCAAGGCATTTCCTGCCGGCCAGTTGGAAAAACGGCTGAAACGCGGCGTCGGCTGGACACCGACAAATGTCATGATCAACTGTTTTGACGGGATCGGGGACAGCCCGTTTGGCGCGCTTGGGGATCTTTTGCTGGTTCCCGATCCGGCCACGGAGGTGAGGGCCGATTTCGGCGCGGGTGTGACGGAACACTACATGCTGGGCGATATCACTTCGCTGGATGGCGAGCCTTGGGCGCTTTGCACGAGGTCGATTTTGCGCGGGGCGCTGGATCGTCTTAAGCGCGTTGCCGGCGTGCATCTTCTGGGGGCGTTCGAGCACGAGTTCCAGCTCAAGGGCGCGCCCGGAATCCGCAATCAGGGTTTCGGCCGCGAGGCGTTCGAACTGCAGCGCAGGCTGAGCGAAACGCTCATGGCCGCGCTGCAGGAGGCCGGTATGGAACCTGACAGCATCATGAAGGAATTCGGCCCCAATCAGTATGAAGTCGTGGTCGGCCCCGATAAAGGGGTGCGTGCGGCTGATGCTGCCGTGCTCCTGCGTGAGCTGACCCGCTCTGCCGCCCGCGCCCAGGGCGAAGAGGCGACGTTTACCCCGATCCGTGACGTGGCAAGTGTTGGCAACGGGGTGCATATCCATATGAGCTTCCTGAACGATGACGGCAGCCCGGCAACCTACGACGAAAATGGCGCCTGCGGGATGTCGGCCCTGACCAGCGCATTTTCGGCCGGTGTGCTGAAATACCTGGAAAACATCGTGGCGTTGACAGCGCCTTCTGCCATTTCCTACGAGCGGCTCACCCCGCACCGCTGGTCGGCGGCCTACAACAATCTCGGTTTCCGGGATCGTGAAGCATCGCTGCGCGTTTGCCCGGTCACGGCGAAGGACCCTGCCTCGATCGCACGGCAGTTCAACATCGAATACCGTGCCGCCGACGCAGCCGCCTGTCCGCATCTGGCACTGGCGGCAGTCGTGCATGCGGGCTGTCAGGGGATTGAGGAGGGTTTGACGGCTCCGGCTCCCACAGAGGAAGACCTCTCGCTGTTGCCGCCTGAAGAGCTTGCCGCACGAGGGTTTGTCCGCTTGCCGTCCTCACTGGAAGAGGCATTGGACCGGTTCCAATCCTGTGACGTGGCCAAAGGATGGTTCGCAGACCCGTTCCCGGCGGTTTACCGCGCTCACAAGCAGGCTGAATTGGCCTCAATTGCCGAACTTGACACCGAAGCCCGCTGCGCGGCTTACGAGGATACCTATTGA
- a CDS encoding MurR/RpiR family transcriptional regulator, producing MLVKDRITAEAENLTASERKLAAAVLSDYPYAGLVSIQDLAAHAEVSAPSISRFVNKIGLAGYQEFQRALIAELKEGQRSPAEIHTGNRHVEGGYLGDFIARASAQMAVSSAAITEAQFGRICALLMDPKREIHILGGRVSDSIAFHLSFHLRQMRKGVYHLPANIETWPEYILRMKQDDVLFAVDFRRYQSSLLRLCEAAQAQKARVVLMTDKWLSPIARHAAEVLPVPIESGTLWDTYTPALAVIEAIATKIAEDNFDQTRARIKAWDAVRLTDEDRST from the coding sequence ATGCTGGTAAAAGATCGCATCACTGCCGAGGCGGAAAACCTCACTGCAAGCGAGCGCAAGCTGGCCGCCGCCGTGCTGTCGGACTACCCCTATGCGGGGCTGGTTTCGATACAGGATTTAGCGGCTCATGCCGAGGTTTCCGCCCCCTCCATCTCGCGTTTCGTCAACAAGATCGGGTTGGCCGGGTATCAGGAATTTCAGCGCGCTCTGATTGCCGAACTGAAAGAGGGGCAGCGGTCGCCCGCCGAGATTCACACCGGAAACCGTCATGTCGAAGGCGGGTATCTTGGCGACTTCATTGCACGGGCCTCAGCCCAGATGGCGGTGTCTTCGGCCGCCATTACCGAGGCCCAGTTCGGGCGCATATGTGCCCTGTTGATGGATCCCAAGCGCGAGATTCACATTTTGGGCGGACGGGTCAGCGATTCAATCGCATTTCACCTGTCCTTCCATCTGCGCCAGATGCGCAAAGGTGTTTATCACCTGCCCGCGAATATCGAGACATGGCCGGAATACATCCTGCGGATGAAGCAGGACGACGTGCTGTTTGCCGTTGATTTCCGCCGTTATCAGTCCAGCCTGCTGCGGCTTTGCGAAGCCGCCCAGGCGCAGAAGGCGCGTGTTGTTCTGATGACGGACAAATGGCTTTCGCCCATTGCCCGGCACGCCGCCGAAGTACTGCCCGTGCCGATCGAGAGCGGCACGCTCTGGGACACATACACACCGGCGCTGGCGGTCATCGAGGCCATTGCCACGAAGATCGCAGAAGACAACTTCGACCAGACCCGCGCCCGGATCAAAGCCTGGGATGCGGTGCGGCTTACCGATGAGGACCGTTCCACATGA
- a CDS encoding branched-chain amino acid ABC transporter ATP-binding protein/permease — translation MLTVFENNFSVKANWIDFENFSSISCCHEENPMITTAPRSQMLPALLALLLVVGMAAAVGAAAGSAIERTLIVFLISLTAIAGMGVYSGNSGILSFGHLSFMGIGAYASALLTVPANIKEATLPALPEWLTAIQLDLWPATVFAVGLTMLLAVLVGLAIWRLEGSAATISTLALLIITHGILIGWRDVTRGAQTFFGVPRETTIWVAAAACLIALVTARLYRDSVSGLRLRAGRENAIASAAVGINVPMERFVAFVLSAGLMALSGALIAHFLGAFSPKKFYFTDTFFLLAMLIVGGMTTVTGAMAGAVVVTLVTEVLRRLEGGLDLGFVEIPQVFGTTQIGIGILILLALVRRPDGLAGLKEWEEWLLPARRAKVGPKPLEPAESDALEARNIIKRFGGLVATNDVGITVRPGEILGLIGPNGSGKTTLMNQLSGILRPDSGEITRAGRDLIKLPAHRFTDAGISRTFQNIRLFPTLSVYQNVQAAALSTKGGKDAPARIAAALERLGLTGISEATAGTLSYGDQRRVEIARALVCQPSLIFLDEPAAGMNREETDALMLILRKLNTELGIGILLVDHDLALINAVCQRIVVLNEGRKIAEGTPEEVRRDPAVIEAYLGTTNHEAA, via the coding sequence GTGCTGACTGTGTTTGAAAATAATTTTTCAGTCAAGGCTAACTGGATTGACTTTGAAAATTTTTCATCGATATCCTGCTGCCACGAGGAGAATCCGATGATCACAACTGCCCCACGCTCGCAAATGCTTCCGGCGCTCCTGGCGCTGCTATTGGTTGTCGGGATGGCAGCGGCCGTCGGTGCCGCCGCCGGCTCAGCCATTGAACGGACGTTGATCGTCTTCCTGATTTCCTTGACGGCGATTGCCGGAATGGGGGTCTATTCAGGAAATTCCGGAATTCTGAGCTTCGGGCATTTGTCTTTCATGGGCATAGGAGCCTATGCCTCCGCCTTGCTGACAGTGCCTGCAAACATCAAGGAAGCGACGCTCCCCGCGCTTCCCGAATGGCTGACCGCAATCCAGTTGGATCTGTGGCCAGCCACGGTTTTTGCTGTCGGCCTGACGATGCTGCTTGCCGTTTTGGTCGGGCTTGCGATCTGGAGGCTCGAAGGCTCCGCGGCAACTATCTCCACCCTTGCGCTTCTGATCATCACTCACGGAATTCTGATCGGCTGGCGCGACGTGACCCGTGGCGCGCAGACCTTCTTCGGAGTGCCGCGCGAAACAACGATCTGGGTGGCAGCTGCCGCATGCCTGATTGCTCTTGTTACCGCGCGCCTGTATCGCGACTCCGTCTCGGGGCTTCGTCTGAGAGCCGGCCGCGAGAACGCCATCGCCTCCGCCGCTGTCGGCATCAACGTCCCTATGGAACGGTTTGTCGCCTTTGTGCTGAGCGCCGGGCTAATGGCCCTCTCCGGTGCCCTGATCGCGCATTTCCTCGGTGCCTTCAGCCCCAAGAAGTTCTACTTCACTGACACTTTCTTTCTTCTGGCAATGCTCATCGTCGGTGGAATGACAACCGTGACCGGCGCCATGGCCGGTGCCGTGGTCGTGACCCTCGTCACAGAAGTTCTCCGCCGTCTTGAAGGCGGGCTGGACCTGGGTTTCGTCGAGATTCCGCAGGTCTTCGGCACCACCCAGATCGGCATCGGCATCCTGATCCTGCTGGCCCTGGTGCGCCGTCCCGATGGGCTGGCAGGATTGAAAGAGTGGGAAGAATGGCTGCTGCCTGCGCGGCGCGCTAAAGTCGGGCCGAAGCCCCTGGAACCTGCGGAATCCGACGCACTGGAAGCCCGCAATATCATCAAACGCTTCGGAGGGCTGGTCGCCACGAATGATGTCGGCATTACCGTCCGCCCGGGAGAGATTCTGGGGCTGATCGGGCCGAACGGGTCGGGCAAGACCACGCTGATGAACCAGCTGTCCGGCATTTTGCGCCCGGACTCCGGCGAAATTACCCGAGCGGGCCGTGACCTGATCAAACTGCCTGCCCATCGCTTTACGGATGCCGGGATTTCGCGCACCTTCCAGAATATCCGCCTGTTCCCCACACTAAGTGTCTACCAGAATGTTCAGGCTGCAGCTCTCTCAACCAAAGGCGGCAAAGATGCACCTGCCCGGATTGCCGCCGCGCTGGAGCGGCTTGGCCTGACCGGTATTTCCGAAGCAACTGCCGGCACCCTGTCCTATGGCGATCAGCGCCGGGTCGAGATTGCGCGGGCACTGGTCTGTCAGCCCTCACTGATTTTCCTGGATGAGCCTGCCGCAGGAATGAACCGCGAAGAAACCGATGCGCTGATGCTGATCCTGCGCAAACTGAACACCGAGT